In uncultured Fusobacterium sp., one genomic interval encodes:
- the dut gene encoding dUTP diphosphatase, whose product MQVKVIRMNETELPKYETIGSAGMDVRANIKEPITLAPGAIKLIPIGLKVEIPLGYEIQVRPRSGLALKHGLGMANSVGTIDSDYRGEIGVISINLSDKPYTIQPQERIAQIILNKVEQIEWTEVEELGTTERGAGGYGHTGK is encoded by the coding sequence ATGCAAGTAAAAGTAATTAGAATGAATGAAACAGAATTACCAAAATATGAGACTATTGGATCAGCTGGAATGGATGTTAGAGCAAATATAAAAGAGCCTATCACCCTTGCTCCTGGAGCAATTAAATTAATTCCTATTGGATTAAAAGTTGAAATTCCTTTAGGATATGAAATTCAAGTAAGACCTAGAAGTGGACTAGCTTTAAAACATGGATTAGGAATGGCCAATAGTGTAGGAACAATAGATAGTGATTATAGAGGAGAGATTGGAGTGATCTCTATTAATCTCTCTGATAAACCTTACACAATTCAACCTCAAGAAAGAATTGCTCAAATAATTTTAAATAAAGTTGAACAAATAGAATGGACTGAAGTAGAAGAACTTGGAACAACTGAAAGAGGTGCAGGTGGATATGGACACACAGGAAAATAA
- a CDS encoding phosphoadenosine phosphosulfate reductase family protein, which translates to MEKHIVSFSGGKDSTAMLLMMIEKGIKIDEIIFLDTGAEFPDMYNHIKKVENYINRKIIILKAENNFEYMMLHYEKKKGKNKGQKGYSWPDFRNRWCTQYLKKSVISKYLKKYKNDEIIEFHGIAADEVERLNKNKEKNIRYPLAEWNISEKQALQYCYDKGFTWNGLYKNFDRVSCWCCPLKSLKELKILYKKYPELWTKLEEWDNKTYRKFRSDYSIKELSKKFEGERNELYNLQLLPFM; encoded by the coding sequence TTGGAAAAGCATATTGTAAGTTTTAGTGGTGGAAAGGATTCTACTGCAATGCTGTTAATGATGATAGAAAAAGGAATTAAAATTGATGAGATTATATTCCTGGATACTGGGGCAGAGTTCCCAGATATGTATAATCATATAAAAAAAGTAGAAAATTACATAAATAGAAAAATAATTATTTTAAAAGCTGAAAATAATTTTGAATATATGATGCTTCACTATGAGAAGAAGAAAGGAAAGAATAAGGGACAAAAAGGCTATTCTTGGCCTGACTTTAGAAATAGATGGTGTACTCAGTATTTAAAAAAATCTGTAATTTCTAAATATTTAAAAAAATATAAAAATGATGAAATTATAGAATTTCATGGAATAGCAGCTGATGAAGTTGAAAGATTAAATAAAAATAAAGAAAAAAATATTAGATATCCTTTAGCTGAATGGAACATTAGTGAAAAACAAGCTCTTCAATATTGCTATGATAAAGGCTTTACTTGGAATGGACTTTATAAGAATTTTGATAGAGTCAGTTGCTGGTGTTGCCCTCTTAAAAGTTTAAAAGAGTTAAAAATATTATATAAAAAATATCCTGAACTTTGGACCAAGTTAGAGGAATGGGATAATAAAACTTATAGGAAGTTTAGATCAGATTATTCTATAAAGGAATTAAGTAAAAAATTTGAAGGTGAAAGAAATGAGTTATACAATTTGCAACTGTTGCCATTTATGTAA
- a CDS encoding YopX family protein, translating to MREVKFRGYDLKYKRWQYGAYIKHIDVTPCMFTCEEEAENFYKEHTKHLIAFDGFSDWWMPRGIDVCTSIDPKSIGQFTGLIDRNKKEIFEGDLIKFTSLIPINSELWELEGKVGKVVFEECAFLLKFKNTMITLWLEGVEYEVVGNIYENPELWEGSYD from the coding sequence ATGAGAGAAGTAAAATTTAGAGGATATGATTTAAAATATAAAAGATGGCAATATGGAGCTTATATTAAGCATATAGATGTAACACCTTGTATGTTCACTTGTGAAGAAGAAGCTGAAAATTTTTATAAAGAGCATACTAAACATCTTATTGCATTTGATGGATTTTCAGATTGGTGGATGCCAAGAGGGATTGATGTGTGTACTTCCATTGATCCTAAATCAATTGGACAATTTACAGGATTAATTGATAGAAATAAAAAAGAAATTTTTGAGGGAGATCTTATAAAATTCACTTCTTTGATTCCTATTAATAGTGAATTATGGGAATTAGAAGGAAAAGTTGGAAAAGTTGTTTTTGAAGAGTGTGCATTTTTATTAAAATTCAAAAATACAATGATAACTTTATGGCTGGAAGGTGTTGAATATGAAGTTGTAGGCAACATCTATGAAAATCCTGAGCTTTGGGAGGGGAGTTATGACTAA
- a CDS encoding recombinase family protein, whose product MKRAVIYVRESTNFQDPDSQRKECLEYCKKNSLEVVKVYQDIASGANNNRKEFLQLLQDMEEDSFDILVLWELSRSTRDFLMYKTTLIRMKELGKELYSLQEGLLTENDLDKEFSTDIVALVNSHERKRIGRRIKIRREFATREGKWMGGKAPLGYKIENNVLVIDPETAPLAKEIFQLFISGERRSDIAKKFGFQDPKKINRMLVNPVYIGKLKLNATEMINDKRIYHSDYKLVKGQHEALIDEDVFNLSVLLSKQQKREKYINGDFILPNVYSYHGDRMYPSNSIGKRVSYYRGRHSEVLIKKEYLENLVMNTLLNEMDKVSTLDSIGEFQDLEERKEFYLQELNKIERKEEKLLKKFLDERISEEMFDKLSDENKIKKEEFSIKIQEIETLQLNKSKQEDNKELVKKYIELLRNTNDRKELKKILKIIIAEIRLINDFRAIIVTNIF is encoded by the coding sequence ATGAAAAGAGCTGTTATCTATGTTAGAGAGTCAACAAATTTTCAAGATCCTGATAGTCAAAGAAAAGAATGCTTAGAATATTGTAAAAAGAATAGTTTAGAAGTAGTAAAAGTATACCAGGATATTGCTTCAGGGGCTAATAATAATAGAAAGGAATTTCTTCAATTGCTCCAGGATATGGAAGAAGATTCATTTGATATTCTAGTTCTTTGGGAGCTTTCAAGAAGTACAAGAGACTTTTTAATGTATAAAACTACTCTTATAAGAATGAAAGAACTAGGAAAAGAATTATATTCTTTACAAGAAGGATTATTAACTGAAAATGATTTAGATAAAGAGTTCTCTACAGATATAGTTGCTTTGGTTAATAGTCACGAAAGAAAAAGAATCGGTCGTAGAATAAAAATAAGAAGAGAATTTGCCACTCGTGAAGGAAAATGGATGGGTGGCAAAGCTCCTCTAGGTTATAAAATAGAAAATAATGTATTGGTGATAGATCCTGAAACTGCTCCTTTAGCAAAAGAAATTTTTCAACTTTTTATCTCTGGAGAAAGAAGATCTGATATTGCTAAAAAATTTGGTTTCCAGGATCCTAAAAAAATAAATAGAATGTTGGTTAATCCTGTGTATATAGGAAAATTAAAATTGAATGCAACAGAGATGATAAATGATAAAAGAATATATCATTCTGATTATAAATTAGTAAAAGGTCAACATGAAGCTTTAATAGATGAAGATGTTTTTAATCTTTCTGTTCTCCTAAGTAAACAACAAAAAAGAGAAAAATATATAAATGGTGACTTTATCCTTCCAAATGTTTATTCATATCATGGTGATAGAATGTATCCTAGTAATTCTATTGGAAAAAGAGTTTCATACTATAGAGGGAGACACTCTGAGGTTTTAATTAAAAAAGAGTACCTAGAAAATTTGGTAATGAACACTCTATTAAATGAAATGGATAAGGTAAGTACTTTAGATAGTATTGGAGAATTTCAAGACTTAGAAGAGAGAAAAGAATTTTACTTACAAGAATTAAATAAAATAGAAAGAAAAGAAGAAAAACTTTTAAAAAAATTTCTTGATGAGAGAATATCTGAAGAAATGTTTGATAAACTTAGTGATGAGAATAAAATAAAAAAAGAAGAGTTCTCTATAAAAATACAGGAGATAGAAACTTTGCAATTAAATAAATCTAAGCAAGAGGATAATAAAGAGCTTGTAAAAAAATATATAGAACTTTTAAGAAATACTAATGATAGAAAAGAGTTAAAAAAAATACTAAAAATAATAATAGCTGAAATAAGATTGATTAATGATTTTAGAGCTATCATAGTAACAAATATTTTTTAG
- a CDS encoding SDR family NAD(P)-dependent oxidoreductase gives MFCENRLQGKLALITGATSGIGRSCAEKLAQMGVNLIITGRRANILAEIKKELEEKFNIKVCPLQLDARSPKEVDEKIDSLSNEWKNIDILINNAGLALGLDKVYNNSVEDIDAMIDTNVKGMLYMIRKIVPSMVARDLPALVVNIGSVAGDAAYAGGAVYCASKAAVKSLSDGLRIDLVDTKVKVTNIKPGLVETNFSVIRFKGDEERAGNVYKGIEALTPDDIADTVVYICNLPDNVQIPEITMTPMFQASGTVLHRSNN, from the coding sequence ATGTTCTGTGAAAATCGTTTACAAGGAAAATTGGCTTTAATTACAGGAGCTACAAGTGGAATTGGTAGATCTTGTGCTGAAAAACTAGCTCAAATGGGGGTTAACCTTATTATTACAGGAAGAAGAGCCAATATTTTAGCTGAGATAAAAAAAGAGCTTGAAGAAAAGTTTAATATAAAAGTTTGTCCTTTACAATTAGATGCAAGATCGCCTAAAGAGGTTGATGAGAAGATTGATAGCCTATCAAATGAGTGGAAAAATATAGATATTCTTATCAATAATGCTGGACTTGCTTTAGGATTAGACAAGGTTTACAATAATAGTGTTGAAGATATAGATGCCATGATAGACACAAATGTTAAAGGTATGCTATATATGATCAGAAAGATTGTACCTTCAATGGTTGCAAGAGATTTACCAGCTTTAGTGGTAAATATTGGGTCTGTAGCTGGAGATGCTGCATATGCTGGTGGGGCTGTTTACTGTGCCTCAAAAGCTGCTGTTAAGAGTTTAAGTGATGGTTTGAGAATTGATTTAGTTGATACTAAGGTTAAAGTTACAAATATAAAACCGGGGCTTGTTGAGACTAATTTCAGTGTAATTAGATTTAAAGGTGATGAGGAGAGAGCAGGTAACGTTTACAAGGGAATTGAGGCTCTTACTCCTGATGATATTGCTGATACAGTTGTTTATATCTGCAATTTACCTGATAATGTTCAAATACCAGAGATAACAATGACACCTATGTTCCAAGCGAGTGGAACTGTGCTACATCGTTCAAATAATTAA
- a CDS encoding shikimate kinase, with protein sequence MKDNIALIGFMGSGKSTIGRVLAKFLDMKFVDIDRLIAAREKKTIPEIFAEKGEAYFRKLERDIVYEESLENNIVIATGGGVIIDNENIKALRETSYVVYLDCTIDCIYDRVKNSKTRPLLNVENMYDKIKDLHSKREILYKISADYTVKIDKSSNMYDTAEKIKQAYIYGN encoded by the coding sequence ATGAAAGATAATATAGCATTAATCGGCTTCATGGGAAGTGGTAAAAGCACTATTGGTAGAGTTCTTGCCAAATTTTTAGATATGAAATTTGTTGATATAGATAGATTGATTGCAGCAAGAGAGAAAAAAACAATACCAGAAATTTTTGCTGAAAAAGGTGAAGCTTACTTTAGAAAACTTGAAAGAGATATTGTATATGAAGAATCTCTTGAAAATAACATAGTTATTGCCACTGGTGGTGGGGTGATTATTGACAATGAAAATATAAAGGCTCTTAGAGAAACTTCCTATGTTGTATATCTTGATTGTACAATAGATTGTATCTACGACAGGGTTAAAAATAGCAAAACTAGACCTTTATTAAATGTTGAAAATATGTATGATAAAATTAAAGATCTACACAGTAAAAGGGAGATTTTGTATAAAATATCTGCTGATTATACTGTTAAAATAGATAAAAGTAGTAATATGTATGATACTGCTGAAAAAATCAAGCAAGCATATATTTATGGTAATTAA